A segment of the Corylus avellana chromosome ca2, CavTom2PMs-1.0 genome:
GTAGTTTATTTCTCACATACTAGTGCAAGTAGAGATCGCCACGAGTTGCAAACTGCTCTACAAATGGTTCCTCCTGGTAATTATAATCTAgtaaaattgttgtttttctgtgggaacaaattttttttcctgggaAATTATTTCATAGTTACTTGTTATGCATTAAAGCTACAATAAGCTCTTCTTAGCTTAAAATCCCCAGTTTCCCACAGTTCTAAGTAAATGTCACACACAAGTGAATGCACACATCTAATAATTTGATATAGTTGTATGATGAACCTATggcaaaaaatcagaaaatatatatatatatatatatatatatatatatatatatatataagcaaaaaataaaaaaattctgaaaaaaataaaagcaaaaaaattaccatttttcattttgggtcGCGGAAATAGGACATTGCAAAGAAGGGGGTAATTGCAAAATTGAAGCATTGAGGGGACATTTCAAATAGGGTGGTTATTAGAGGAGGCTAAATGTAGTTTCCCCCAAAAAGTTTCAgtgaaaaatcaaattatatagaGGCACACATGTTGGTTATTCTGTTCTGACTGTTTTTTACAAACAATTTTGTTTGGCCTCTCTAATTGGTGGAGTGGTACATGCATTAGTATGCTTGCCTAAAATCCATGTTTAAAAGAAGAGCTTGTGACGAGGCCCACGAGGGTGCCCTTTTTTTGTcatattaaatgattttttttttttttttttcgttcttttcCTTTAGAAATTGCCTTTCAGAGTTTATTATATGCCACTGAATTAACACTAAAAGGGGTGTTTACTACCATTCTTGTTGTTATGTGATGTCATTCTTTTGTTGCATTATTCAGGTGAGTCTCCTTCTTCATCTGCCTCTGATCTTGACAACTTAAACAACCCCACCACAGTGGACAAGGTTACCTTATCAAAGGGTGTTAGCTCTCCCCAAGTTGCTGGAAACCATGTCATTGCTGCCCAAAGCCGTCCCAACTTTGTGCGGTTGCTCAGCTTTGTAAGCATATATTAATCCTGTTTATAAACTTAAATTGTTGCAGAatattaagaataataatattataaaccAACTAGGCTTCAAATGTACATTGTTAGTAGGAGAAGAATATTATATGCAAATGATGCATCTTTCCTCAATACCCTTGATGAAAAGCATCCTGCTTAATATCTCGCTATATGTGTCTTGGAATGGTTTTTATGTATGGGCAGCACAACTTCCATCCAAACCACATCAAGTTTATAATGTAATCTTACCTATGATACAACAGCTATAATGTCTTACTGAGCTTCTTTTCCATATTATACTCTATTTGTATATGAGCATAATCAAACTTGATGATATGCAGGCACAGGATGTAAATTTTGCAATGGAAGCCTCAAGGAAATCACGAATTGCTTTTGCAGCTGCTAATGTAAGCTTAGGTGAGACCAAATGTGGGGAGAGTATCTCTTCCATTAAAAGGGCTCTTGATTTTAACTTCCAAGATGTTGAGGGATGTCTACGTTTGGTACGGCTTGCAATGGAGGCCATTAGCCGTTAAAGAATCAAAAGTGGTTATGGAGACAATTCAACCATGagaagaaattaattttggttgGTGTATCCTGTGTATTAAGCCTTTaaggaacaaagaaaaagaggcTGACCTGGATCTCTCTGCCACACTGCATGATAGTTCTCGAGAGACTAGTCATCACCAACTTGCAAAGTTAGTGCACTATATACATTTTTGTGATGCAAGATGAGTAATGGCATCTTGAAATGAACCATTTAAGGGCCGTATCTGCTTTCTGAATTGGACAAGGGGCAAATTGAGGAAGTGTGAATCAGTTAAGGTTCTGCCAAAGTGATTCTGCAATTTTTTAATGTAAGTGGATATATGATCCTTCAGGATTGTGGTTGAAGATATAATAGTTGGGGTGTTTGAATTTTGATACCGAAACTTCAATTGGCCTCATTTTTCATCTAAggaagttgtagtttttctgtCCTCTCAATTTGATGTTTACTTTGGTTGGAGACAACTTGAAGCATGGGGAGCTGCCCCAATGTGCTCGAATTTTGTGATATTGGTTTACCAGCACTGACACTTCAGAGTATAGAGCATAAAAGAAATGGCAGTCTCATGTAGGCAACTTCTTTTAcatcaatcttttcttttccatcaACCTGTTGTTTCTAATTCTCTGTTTTTGTTCTGACTTTGTGTTTTATGCATATTTGCAGGTGGTCTTCTATAGTTTATATTATTGTAGGTGGGAACAATGTTCTCTTTGTTGTTGATAGATACAAGCAGGAATAAGTCAGCCAAAATTATATACAAGAAAGTAATTACAGTAATAACAACCATGCAGCTTTCAGAACTGCATTCATCAAGTGTTTTCCTTTAGAGGTTTGTGGTGCTCTGTTGTGAAAGATTTGCTTTTACTGCTATTCTTCATTCATTTCTaactcattttattttcttaattggcAGTGTCTATATTTGTAAATATGCAAATCATTGATTCGCATTCATATCAGAACCGCTcaagtttcttttttcaaaagggCTGGAGGCAGTGTAATACCATGCCATCAGCTAGTACATTTGGATCTAACAGTAACAGGTGAAGTTACTCTTTTCACCCCCTAATTAAACTTGATGAAGACATGAAACTTCAATTCATATGTCTATGAAATACTTATTTCCTCCCAATTGATTAGTGTCAAGAGAGTTACTTATTACGGgtttaaattgcatttttagttttctttttttagtattaatatatagaaaaatgctagaccaatattttttttaaaacacgtgTCAACATGTGGTTAGAgggtcttaattttttttaataactagcGTGGCTCTAACCACATGCTAACACGTGTTAGCAAGTTATAAAGAGTTATAGGTTGATGGTTTGAATAGGAGACCCCAAGAGCGTGTTCAAAATGCCCCtctaccacttttttttttatgttggtATTTACTTGTAACTCTGATACATAAATATTCAGAAAATTATAGCTATTGCTTCTTGTGCTCTGCATCAATTCAATTTTAAAACCCaagttttaaatgttttattttaataccaaGCTTTGGGCTACTTGTAATTCAAGACGGCTGTCTAATTCTCcatcaaattaataacataagtaatataaaattatagttatatgccgagaagaaggaaaagaaaagcaaaaataaacaGGAATAACGAATTTGTTCTATGTAGTACGCAACTTATAGTTAAAAAAGAGTTATTAGATATTATTTTCCGAATTATGCTTATATTGGGGATTATGTGTTTATGTAATTTAGAGTTAAAAGTCTTATTAATACTAACATAATTGCATGTGGATGCAGGTTAAGTAATTAAAACGCAGTGGCCATGGAAGTACGGTTGGCTAGTGGATTATTGACTGCAGCAGGGGAAAATTTGACTTTCTTTATTCACTTCAGCCTACtttgtctcttttatttttggttgatttgtaaATGGTGATTAACTCATTGATGACGAGATTTTGACCCATCTCCAGACTTGCATACTCTTTACACGTGTATAATAGTAGCAACATTTGTCCAATCCTTATTAATAAAATCTTACATCTTctcattcttcaatttttttttttcatctcatgtGATGAATTTGCCTCGATAATTGTCATGATTAACGGCTGTAAATACTGAGAAAGAACCGAACTTACTATAATTCCAATAAggattttgaacaattttatgATCCAAATTATAGATTGACAAGCAAGCATATTGTCATATTAACCCAGTAAAACAagacaaataacataaaacatttttaatggGTCAAGTTGGTAAAAACTAGAAAGTGCATGGATTTTGTGACTGAAACACTCACTTGATTATCAGGCATCACCAATGATGTTAAAAATGGGCATTCCTATTAATTTTCTTCTCCGAAAGGGTAATTATATAGGTAAATCACAATATATTTGCCCTTAAGGTGGTACACAAAAATTCGCTACTCCTGAATTTTACCTTCCTAATATACTAGAGAAAGGGGCACAGCAAGCTGTAACGAAAAGCATTTACAGAAATTTATAATGAGTATAATAATGTCCCCCCCCTACTCCTTTCCAAGAACATCACAGGTCCATGCCAAGGCCCCCTACACCAACACCCACCGTGATTAAACAAACCATCAACAGCTCCAGCTTTGCAACGTTCAACAGGCACTAGTAGCAAAATCATGCCAAGTACCTAAACACGTTCGGGTTATCCTTGTCTCTCTCCAGATAGTCCCGGGTGATTAAGTCTTCCATCCTCTTCTTTATTGCTTTAATATCGGGCTGCACATTTGCATCCATTATTAAGTTGGATTAGTATAGAGAATGAAAACCaggaaaataacataaaagaaatggaaTCATCTGACATTTCTACAGAACTCAATACTTTGTTTTGGAACCAATGGCCCCTAAAACAATGCTCAccatatattaatattatatgcaACTCAAAAGCCAAAATGAAGTAAGAAAAACATAATATTTGCAGTAAGATGCATGCCAGATTTCATGATACAATTGATGAATGCCGACAAAATAATATCTTAAGAAAACAGTGTCATCATTGTTTAAGTGCTTCCATGACCGTGTTTTAGCACTATCATATGTAGCATCAACACATAAACAGAAGATGAAAGAATAGAGAGAGACCTTAAACATGCGGCCCAACTGCTCAACACACTCCATAACCAATTGTTGGTGACCCAATACTTTCCGACTCTTCATAATGCGCACAATTGCAGCATCTATAGCGTATCGCCTATCCTTGTCAACATCTTCAATTACCCTCCTCCTCTCGTCCACTGGAGGGAGCGGTATCTAcagttgaaaattttcaaaagttatCACCTTTAATATAGAAGAACCGAAGGAAGTGGtaaaagcaattgaaaagtGAGAATGCTAAATACCTTAATCCTCCTCATTCTATCTGTGAACTTGGAGTTGAACTCAAAGTTGTCTGTTGGCAAGATAGTCTTTGTGTTTGGCTCCTTACTCAGGATCTTATACTTGGCACATGACAGAGAATGGAGCAATCTAACCAAGTCATCATGGGTCAAGTTCAATTGAGTCATAATCTCTGAATAACTCAATCTATCAGCGTTATTAAATAGCAGCAAGGCAGCAGCCTGTAAAATATAAACAGAAGATTACGATCCCAAATTCAGAGTCAACACGTGAATCTAATAATCTAGTTCCAACCCACTAAACAACATAGAAAATTTTGCAAAATAAGATTACCTGATAGGTTGACACAATCAATTCAATGGTTTTTGACTCAAACTTGCCATTAATGTTGCAAGTGCCCAATGAGTAAATCCACGTTAGTTttctgtgttttgtttttgtttcatagAATCCTTTGAAAACTTCCACGCACTTGACCTGAAGcaaaaacattacaaatataacatatattagtAAACCTGACTACTTCACAGCAAACTAACATTAGCGGTGGAAATTTTAACATGCCCATCATCTAAACAAGTAAATGTTACCATTTCCGGAGGGAGGCTGAGATCAAATGATTTATAACTTGGCCAAAATCCAGTAGTAAGAACCGTGACTGTCAAATCAATCCCAGGATTTACATTTGTGTTATTACGAAGATAATCCTCAAAGTTGTTCTGGTTTTCCCGTGCCAGTGTCAAATCTGTCACctggagaagaaagaaaaagaacaaaagatgcCAAGCATTATCTAAATTGACAGAACAATAATGTCGACAGATGCAACACTTGGGCCAAATAATCACAGCCAACTCACCATCCCCTCCATCTTTGATGTAAATTGCGCACCACACTGCTGTTTCAGCTTGGTAAGTATACTCTTTTCATGTTCTTCATTAGCACTTCGATCAAAAAGTAGCCGGCGAGCAAGCTTTTTCCTGCAGTCTCAGCAATGCAGAATCAGcgacaaccaaaaaaaaatactgactGTTTCTAGCAAAACTATCCATTTATGCCACAAATCCCGAGGCAACCACCCTTGATTAAGCTCAAAGGTTCCAACAGTaacaaatgaaatataaaacaaaGTCAAAACCtactaaaaaaattagtgaTTACCGGTAGAATTCTGCAAAAAGGTCTTTGTCACTAATGTATGCGAGCAACTTCACTACCTGTAGACCAGAATAACATAGATTATGACCAGTGCCACCGCCAGTAATATGTACAGCACAAAACTAATAATACTACCTTCTCGAGTGTTTCTTCTATGGCTTCATCACTCAACTTCTCACTCCCACCCTTCTTGAGGATATTATCACAAAATGAAGCCAGTAGCTCTGCACTTGAACTGCCAGAAACAGTCTTGTTGCAAAATACCTCAAAAGCCTCTTTCAGGGCCTAATGGAcactcaaaattattaatattttttagacACACATAAAGTGATAAGGCAGGTCCAAACAACTAGTATTTTTCAACACAAACCTTGTGGAACAAACTGTGGTTCAAAAAGCAATCAACCACATATGCCATATCCTTGTCGTGCAGCTCAATTATTTTTCTGACAAGGACCTGCAGACCGCACAACTAAATCCATCTTTAACCTTTCTTACAATTCCTAAAAATTCTACAAGTATAGGTTAAAAGATTTACCTGTTCCTGCACCCCAGCCCCATTTGGAGTCTGCAGAAACAAGGAAATCAAGACTTAGCACCAAAATCAACAATTAAGAAACAAAGACGAAAAGCTGATAACCTACAAAGGGGCTAGTATACATTATAGTCAACCAATTCATAGAGGAACCGAGGTAGCATCATAATTCCTACATAGAcgaaaagaataagaaagatCGCAAAATCTAAAAAATGAATATCATAATAGGAAAATATCACATGGAATTATTTCATTCCCTATTGCTATAATCTATCCCatctttttctgttttccacGTAGTACTTAATTTAACTATATGAATTGCATAACACAAATCAATCATTACCCCAATACCTAATAAAGTACTCTAATAGACTACACGAACAAACAAAAGCTTTCTTATGCCAGGATccgatataattttttttaaaaaaatatatatatctaatagCACTTGTGTGGCAGTAAAACTCAACAGCTGTATGTTAACCTCTTGCTTAATAATCCCTCTTCGCACAGCAGTAATGATCATGTAtcttcaacaaaaacaaaaacaaaaacaagtaaagaTGTTGCAGGACATTAATGATCTTGTTTAACACTTTTAAGAATCCATCTTGTTCTTCTTTCTATGTAGTACTTTTTGGGGCGTAACAAATTGCACATAACAAAAGAACAATTATACCCAACACATAACTAGCTACTCTGAAATACTACAAGAATAAGCATAAGCTTTCAAGTGCGAAGATCTTATGGAACTTAATGAAGCCTTCATATGTAACAACACCCATCTCGAGTAAAACTCAACACCTAAATGGCAATTGATTATCGCTCTTTGCATGCcactaatgatttttttttttttttatgaataataatttattgacaaaaaagaaaagctcaagtacacgaaaagtatacaagagaagcaacCACCCTAATGAGGTTGAAAATCATAAAAGTTAACTAGATCTACaagacaaaaggaaaagagCCACTAATGGTCTTTtaactttaatatatatatatatatatatatatagagagagagagagagagagagagagagagagaaaatgcaGCCAATTaaactacccttcaaaatgcattGATGATAAAACCCAGTCAAGAACATTGGTTACGgctttatatataaaaggtatGTACCTCATGTTAAGGCCAACAGATGAAACACGAACAAACTAAATGCCAAAAAAGACGTAACATTGATAATATACAAATAGACAAAAACAACATAGAAGTTTGGGCCTTCAAATAATAGAATTATCTTTTGTTTAACACAAATATAAGCTGCACAGAATATCCCCTAACATGTGCACAAGGCAATTTAAGCACACCGACTAAACAACAAAGGAATACAAAAAAACATGTGTGCAAAGATATACATTTTACTACATTAAAGGAGAATAAATCAAAATACTTAACCTGACTACTAGCAGCATCATCAGCCTGTTGGACCAGGGCTGTACCTTCAGCAATAACATGCTACAACAGGGAAACCCTCAAAGAATCAGTACAAGATGTCTCTGAACATCTGAGACGTTCTTTTTGTTCATCAAAATAAATGTAAGCAGGAAACAACTGACCTGCTTGAATATAGTAGAAACAGGATCCAAGCCCTTCAGTATTTTATGGTAAAGTCTATACATTCTAGAAAGATCCTCCACCTTTAATAGCAAGGGCAGGATGATAGATAAAGCATTAatgaaatagttaaaaaaaaaaaaaaaattgcaaaagcaCAAGACTTAGAGCAAAGTACCTTATCATCTCTCAGCAAAGCACGACACCCAGACTGCTCCTTCTCAAGCAGTTGTGTCCCATTAACCACCAACAACTCATCTTGAACTTTCTACAAACCAAGCATGCGGCTAAGTTGAGTAGACAGAAACCACAGAAAATCTTTTCCAAATAGTACTAGTATGCATCCACAACTACAAATGGatgaaatgaaaatgttttctgctgcAGGATTTTCTTTCCAGGTTACTTTAACAGCCAAAAAAGAGACTTCCATATAGAAGGGGTGGTGTCATATGTGCCACATATATAATGCATATGTGAGGAACTTGTTCACCACTCCACTCTGATTTATTTCTATATTATCATCTCATCAGAGGGCATATTTGTatcaaatacatataaaaaatagttaCCAAGAATTTATAATGCTCCTTAATTcaacttcctttttcttcttttttaattttggaaattggaagtGTTTTAATGGAATAATACCAACTTCAGAAGGTCCTTATTATTTTTCTGGGAATGATGCATGGCTATTTAAAGCAACACCACTCAatagctttattttatttttttcttcggAAAGGGAGGATTGCTGAAAAGTATCACCACTTCATAtgtgagaaaaagaagaagccaacTACACATGGATTTAATATGTATTTTGTTATACACAAATAAACATTAACTAACTAACCTCCACCAACTTCTGCTCGCTGCTTATATGCAGGTAATGAGAAACTCTGTCCCTCTCCCTTTTCAAGCACTCCTCAGCCTATACAATTTAATGAGATAATAGATGTTAGAATCACAAAGTTTATCAACATAAACTACACCATCAAGAATCTTTGTGCGCATAGACTTGCCTTCAACATGTATTCTGGACAAGAATCGTTTGAAATCCAGGTTGATGCTTTACGACGATAGTACGCACCAGAGTCTTCAAGCATCTGTGCTTCAAAATCTTGTTCATAAAGCTCCATCTGTCCCATTCCAATTTCAACAAATATGTCTATAACATTCTTCAACAGTGCTCTGTCAATTTGCTCTCCTTCACGTTCTTTATCAATCTGTTGGTCCACACACATTGAGTAGCTAAACCTTTTGGATTACAAGATATAGAATCTTACAAAAAATTCACGATCAATAAGCAACAAACTTACAAGAGTAATTACAGCATCTCTGGCATTAGCTTTTACCTCCTGGTAAACCtagatttgaaagaagaaaaaaaatgcattctCATACCACCCAAGGTAACTTTGAAGCAGAAGACATGCAGGGGAATTAGACCAAAGTAAATGTCATAAATAGTGAGTGACTTATAACAAACCAGATCGCGGAAGCAGGCTAGTCCAACTTCATTAAGTGCAGGAAGTGACCTCCTTGCAATGAAATACCGATCAAGATAGTGAAAGAAGCGTGACAGCCACCTCACCATAACCTTGTGGTTTAACCATCTTCTCACCAGCTCCCTCAGCATATATTCATCATGCTTCTCTTGTAAAGAGGGTAACACCTGAAACATAAAGTTAAACAGGGAGGACAATGGGTTAAAACAACCAAAAAGTAAGAGACTCCAGAAGCAAGTATGGTATTGTCAAAGCTAGAGCTAAGGTAAGCTGGAATCTGATTTGTGTTCCTAAGAGGGAGGGGGGTTTGGGTATTAAGAGGTTGGAGGGTTGGAACAAGGCTTCTATGTTGAGACATATATGGACCTTATTTGCAAGGGCTGGATCCTTATGGGTGGCATGGGTAAACGAATATTTGCTAAAAGGCAAATGCTTTTGGCAAGTAAAATCCCACAAAGGTGCTCATGGTGTTGGAGAAAGCTTCATACATTAAGAGACATTGCTAGAAGGTTTATTTTGTATAAGGTAGGGAGTGGAGAGAACATTTTTCTATGGATGGATCATTGGCATCCTGATGGGATATTACTTGAAACTTATGGTCCTAGGATCATCTATGGTGCAGGGAGTCATCTAAACACTAGGCTGTCTACTGTCATCCATGATAAAAATTGGTATTGGCAGGCGACAAGGTCTGAAAACCTTGTTAAGATTCAAAGCAAACTGTCCTTGGTGTGTATTGGAGATATGGATCACCCTACTTGGAGCGTCTCTAAGAAAGAGACTTACAACTGTGCTGATTCTTGGGATATCATTCGGATCAAACAGCAACCAGTCTCTTGGTGGAGATTAGTTTGGTTTCCAGAGGCAATTCCTATGcaggcttttattttttatggttgGTTGCTTGTGATAACCTAACCACGGGTGAAAGGTTGCTCAAATGGGGTTTTGTTGGAAACATTCTTTGTGTATTTTGTAGAGGATTTATGGAAGGgaaaaacctttttcttttttttttatgtagttTTTGCAGAAAAGTAGGGTTGGGGAATCTGGAAAACTGTTTGATAGATAATCCTCCTTATGGATGGGATGCTATTGTGGAAAGAGGATTAAAGGATTGGAAGGGAAAAGGGTTGAAACTGTTTTATGTAAGCTGGTTTTAAGTGCATCTGTTTACAACATATGAAGGGAGACAAATAATATAACGCACAGGAATCACTTACTTATTGAGGAGAAGCTTAGCCAGAAAATAAGATTGGAAGTTCAAACTCAGGTTATGTTTAAGGTAAGATTCCAGAGAAGCAAGGAAAATGAAGAATTATGTAAGAATTGGGACTTGCAGGAGAGCATTTTTAAAGCTGAGACTGAATAGGATCTGCTGGTGTAACTGGATTTGCTGGTGTGGCTGAGCATTTTGTGCTGATGCAGACTCAGGTATGATTATGCAGAGGATTGAGGATAGTGTGTCTATGTGCAGTGATTTTTGTACTTGCTTCAGAGTGTGAATGATGAGGCTCCTGGCTTAGTGTGGGCAGGGGCTGCTGTCTTGGATGTAGTTGATGATAATTTAAGGTGGCTATTGATAGTGCTGCAGGGGAGTTGATGCAGCTTGGTTTTTGCTTTACTAGCCTCTGTTGGTTGGGAACAGATTGGTGGTAGCTGATTTggctttttgtctctgtttcttGGTGATGCAGATAGGTTGTGGGTGTACATATTGTGGATTCTGTCTTGTTTAGATTGCTGTCCTAGTGGTGTATAGTTTGGCTAATCCTTAGTGTATGGTTTTAGTGTGGAAACTTGGTTGTTTCCAGGAGTTTCTAGCTTAAAAATAGTTATAGAGCATTGTACTTCAGTGTGATACATGAAAGATttactcattcatccaaaaaaaaaaaaagtttggtattgaaagacaaagaggctggaaaaaaaattaatcaatttcatacaaaaatAATGCATCTATGcaagaaaaaaagttatatgCAACCAACCAAAAGCCATGGTACAAAAACACTTTCAGAACCAAAAGTACCACCTCAGACCATAAAACTCTTCTTTTAAGCATCAATTGTGTGCAAAAGTTCCACAAAACTCTAGGACCTCTAAGATAAGTCCTTTCCTACATGAAAGGAGAGACTTCTACAAAACATAACAATCACAGTCAAAGATCAAATTACATGACATAAATATTCCCATTGGGAGTTGAAATAAATCCACACAATAGCCTACAACTCTACACCTTATGATACTtattaaaacatgaaaaaagaaaaagaaaaaagcaagcCAATATTTCTCACCGTCGAAGTAATATATTCCTCAAACGCCTCACGGTACTTGTCATAGAGCTGTTGGGAGTAATCGTGAGGGGGCTTCTGGGTACACATGTTGTAGATTGTTCTATACTTGGAATTAAGGAAATACAATCACAATGCACAAACATGAATGCCTCAAATGACAGGTGTTTATATAAAGAATAATTATATgtactaattaaataaaaaaaaaaggatacgTGTAGAGCATCATGTATTCCTCGGAGCTAAAAGGAGGCTCCGGCAACCCTTCCAGAATCCTCTTTAGCTTCGTAATGCCCTTCTCCATGTAATCCCAACCTTGGTCCAGCTCAATAATCTTGCGGTCCATTGTAGTAAAGGCCgattaaaaaacaaagtcaaaCTAGAATAATCTGTAAATccacaacaaaatcaaaataatcaCAATCTCAACCAAGTTATATTATGTATATGCATAATCGACacaaacatctttttttttttataagcataaTTGACACAAACATCTTGTACAAAATTTGCTCAATAAGACGATACAgagaaacaaacaattttttttatacataacCACATTCATAACTCTGAATTTTTGGGCTAAAATTATATCGAAAACAATCAAGAGCTGCGAGAAGACATCATCAAGAACTTCAAACCAGCGCTATTGCGAAACCCTAACCCCaaaatttatctattaatttactCAGTTGCAgagaatgaataaataaataaaaattatctattaatttaccAAAGCGCTTTGAAATTAGAAGAAATCACAATGCGTGCCATAATGACAGCGAACTGAAACCCCTATAAAACGATTCCAGATGATTCCGCAAGACAGCGATTGCGGAAACGAAATTCAATAATATAACTGAGAAATCGAGCTCTAACGCAAACACAATATTGATCGGAAACAATGCTCGAAATAAGAGGTCGAAATCGATTGAAAAACTTGCCTGCGTATTCGATTGGAGTACCGAGGAGACAAGCGGAAAATAATTGAGCCAAAAACCCTAACAATCAAGCCTGAAAATGAAAAACGAAAAACCCACTGTTccttttgtgtgtatatataataatatatataagtacGTGTGACGTAATTAATTAGTAGTTATAAAGTCTATACACGCACTCAGAAATCGCGTACGAATTGTGAAGGTGGGCCCCGTGGATTCCCATCCAGTTGAGGAAAGGTGAATTGCGGCCGTTGATACTGATGGGTCAGCTTGTTTTAAACCGATAGTGCACACTACTGCCGTGTTGCGACTCGTATTATGCAATTGTGCCCATTAAAAGCTCTGTCCCTAGAGTTCGACCCACAATTGTTTTGCTGCTACATTTCTATAAGATTCCAATTCAGGATAATATTAATGATATG
Coding sequences within it:
- the LOC132170601 gene encoding cullin-1, which produces MDRKIIELDQGWDYMEKGITKLKRILEGLPEPPFSSEEYMMLYTTIYNMCTQKPPHDYSQQLYDKYREAFEEYITSTVLPSLQEKHDEYMLRELVRRWLNHKVMVRWLSRFFHYLDRYFIARRSLPALNEVGLACFRDLVYQEVKANARDAVITLIDKEREGEQIDRALLKNVIDIFVEIGMGQMELYEQDFEAQMLEDSGAYYRRKASTWISNDSCPEYMLKAEECLKRERDRVSHYLHISSEQKLVEKVQDELLVVNGTQLLEKEQSGCRALLRDDKVEDLSRMYRLYHKILKGLDPVSTIFKQHVIAEGTALVQQADDAASSQTPNGAGVQEQVLVRKIIELHDKDMAYVVDCFLNHSLFHKALKEAFEVFCNKTVSGSSSAELLASFCDNILKKGGSEKLSDEAIEETLEKVVKLLAYISDKDLFAEFYRKKLARRLLFDRSANEEHEKSILTKLKQQCGAQFTSKMEGMVTDLTLARENQNNFEDYLRNNTNVNPGIDLTVTVLTTGFWPSYKSFDLSLPPEMVKCVEVFKGFYETKTKHRKLTWIYSLGTCNINGKFESKTIELIVSTYQAAALLLFNNADRLSYSEIMTQLNLTHDDLVRLLHSLSCAKYKILSKEPNTKTILPTDNFEFNSKFTDRMRRIKIPLPPVDERRRVIEDVDKDRRYAIDAAIVRIMKSRKVLGHQQLVMECVEQLGRMFKPDIKAIKKRMEDLITRDYLERDKDNPNVFRYLA